The Tenebrio molitor chromosome 5, icTenMoli1.1, whole genome shotgun sequence genome segment TTCCTGTGCCTGTGACTGGGACTCCTTGATCTAGATTTGTGCCTTCTAGACCTGCTCCTTGATCTTTCCCTCCTGTGAGATCTCTCCCTTTCCCTGTCCCTTGGCCTCTCAGACCTTCCCCTGCTGACATCCCTTGGGCGCTCCCGCTCCTTTGAGTCCCTCCTGGTTGGGCTGTCCTTCCTGGGTGATGGCACAGGCAGAGGTAAGTTCATGGGTGGACCCATGTGCATGTTTGGAGGTGGTCCAATTGGGGCAGGACCTGTAGTTAAAACAATTAGTCTCTGACAAAGCCCAATTAATTTTGGAATTCACCTTCAGCACCCCACTGAGAGTCTTGAGTGGGTTCATATCCTCCATAAAAGGGTTCAGGCTCTGGGTTAAATCCATATTCTGGTTGAAAGTCTTCAAATGTATTTGGAGGAGGGACAGACATGTCTGGAAATCCTGTAGGTTTCCTGCTGTATTCCCTCCTGTCAGCAGTCATCACCTAAAATTATCATCAGAACACACAGTTCTTTGTTCAAACAATGCCTGATACCTGAATCACATTCATTTTTGGTGGCTCAACCTTTCCCACAGGGGTGGGGGTAGACCTCTGAGCTGTTCCACCAATCACATCAATGGAACCTGTCATTCTCCTACCAGGAGGAGGTCCTGCTTTGCGAATGCCCAGGAAATTACCCGAATATTTACTATTATCGTTCATAATTGGAACAGTACCTCTTGCTATTGATGTCATTTGAGCAGCCAGCCCCACACCAGATTCAGTCATCCtcattctaaaataaaaaaaatatcctttTAGACCTCATTTAGTTGAACAAACCGCAAATTACCGCTTTTGCCGCTCGCAATACGCCCGCCACGTGTCCTCATTAAACccgtaattaaaataatcagTTATGTCAGCGCCGGGTTTGCGCCAAGGCTTATCCTCTAATGAATCTAAATTATACTCAGTTGCAGGGACTCCATTTATCATGCCAGCCTGGTCAAACTCATCAATGGAGAATTTTCCCGGTTGCTGAGCCTGCTTGGTCTTGTCGACGGGAGCGGTAGTGGTCAACAGACCCCCTCGTTTTATGTTCAACGACGTGTACGAGGGCGTCGTCTTAATATCTCCTATAACAACGTTAACATCGTCGTCACTGTCGTCGTCCAAGTCTTCTTCTTctccattttgtcgcacttcgCCGTCTTCTTCATCTTCCTTTTCGTTCCCTGGTTCTTTCTCCGGTTCGTCGTCGACTCCAGGTGGTTTGGCATCGTCGGTGGGCtacaaagtgaggttagaacACAGACGACTTGATTTTTTCGTGATGTACCTTCGGGGGTGGCTCTGCCTGACTTTCTGGAGGTTCCTGGGACGACTCTTCGACCGGTGGCGGGTCCGACTGTTTCTCTTCATGAATATTTTCGGGCTGATCGCCGTATAACCATTGGTCATCGTTTTCTGCGTCGTCCGCCATTTTTTCTAATTGACGTACAAAATAACAGAGTTATGACACGTTCAAATCATTTCAACCGttacttttaaatttaactaattattataattgttcgaaattttcaattctTAATGATACACGAATTCAGTTAATGATAATTACTGGTctacaaacaaattaaatatattgcaattaaaatataaatcattGGATTTGTGTCGAACAATCTCTTCATGCAGAGTTCTATGATTCCAGTGAAATAAtctttattacatattactgAAACTGGtcaaatttaatgaaataatatttatcTAAATTTGAATAAGGGATTGTCATAGTTCTTCATAATCACTGTAgccattaattaatttaaaaaagtgtttaTTTCTTTTCACATCTACGGGTTCTTTGTATTATATTTGACAGGTGGCGCCAAAATCACCAAAAATCTAGGGACTCTTGGGGATTTTTGTTACTAAATGTTTCCTGGCTTATCTCTCCGTTTCTCTCTTTCAGTTTATTAATTGCAATGGGTGAGTACGTGcttcaatatttttgtaaaatccaACATCATCTACTTCTCGTGGccaaatttttgtatttaaaatgtttctacGATAACATCTTTGTACGATGAATCCCTTTTTCGTCAAACTATTAGTAGTTTAATAGAAGTATTAGCATTTGTTATTACTTAACCTCACGTCTTGTGGTACATGGTACAATAACATACCCCAATGTGATGAACAAGCTTGTAGTTAGTCCGATGTGTTGTGCTGACGACCCAAAAGCATCCCACAGCGATCTGAAATAGTTGAAAATATCCACTGTTATTCATTTTTGGGTCTGTGTGAACATAACCAATCTCGTTTGTAGGTATCAGCCGAGACCATTGGCATAAGCGAAGGGCCACGGGAGGTAAGAGGAAACCTCTCCGTAAGAAGAGGAAGTTCGAATTAGGCCGACCAGCGGCCAACACAAAATTGGGCCCCCGCAGGATCCACTACGTCCGCACGCGCGGAGGTAACTTGAAATACAGAGCCCTAAGGTTAGACACCGGAAATTTCGCGTGGGGTAGCGAAGGCACCGCCCGCAAGTCGCGTATTATCGACGTTGTGTACAACGCCAGCAACAATGAGTTGGTCCGTACCAAGACTTTGGTCAAAAACGCTATTGTTGTAGTGGACGCCACTCCTTTCAGACAATGGTATGAAGGACACTACATTCTGCCCTTGGGACGTAAGAAGGGCGCGAAATTGGTAAGTCTTCCTTGAAAATActcaattttgtttaattatgaTGAGTTTTTTTGCGTGTCAACTGATCACAGTGATTGCAATTTCCTTAATAATCTGATTTGTTAGTCATTACTCATTTGCAGTAAATATTTTGGTTGTTTCATAACTTATTTGTTCCAGACTGCAGATGAGGAGGCAGTTTTGAACAAAAAGCGCAGTAAGAAGGTGCAAAAGAAATATGAAACCAGGCAGAAGAGGGCCAAGGTTGAACAGGCTATTGAAGAACAGTTCCAAACTGGTAGACTTTTGGGTGAGCATTACAAACTGAAGCgttatttgtgtttatttttctgaTGAAAAAATTTAGCGAGTTCTTATTGTGTGATTTTCGTTTTGAATTTCACTTTTGAACAGTGAATTGCTTGTCATAGTTACTCTGATTCAgttcttgattttttaagtTCATTTTGCGTtaacagaaattttatttattatttctttttcagcCTGTTTGGCGTCAAGACCAGGACAGTGTGGGAGAGCAGATGGCTATATCTTAGAAGGAAAAGAACTTGAATTTTACATGCGTAAGATTAAGTCTAAGAAAGCCAAGTAAAGTGTATTTTATAATGGCGTATAATAAAAGTTGACACCAATGTTTATTGTTGCTTTATTATTGCCCCCTCTTCTAGATATCTAAaggtatttttaatttggcatCGACGTTGActttgaagagtcgattgtgaatgaaccactcgtcttaGAAACGccgatttttcaaattgcataaattaaaaacgcAACCCAAAAAGTAATCAAGCTAATCAACCACTTGTCTTAAAaagactgatttttcaaactgcataattcatattaaaaacacccaaaaagtggggttagatttaaacagctgctCACGAGTTGTAatccggtggtgcgttcacaatcgactcttcaacgccaaatttaaaagaacACCCGTTACATTTCAATTTTCCTTTTTGTATACAAATCTTGGTatcaaaacattatttttaacagtaTTAATCaaactatttttgaaaataaaaaaaaatgtggtaaTGGAGAAAAATTTACAGCCTTTGCGGgttatgtaaaaaatttattggcAGCTTATTCAAACAATATAAATAGAGAAAATTAGTTTTATTGAAGTGACGTAACATCATGTCGATAttctttttaatatatttaaaaacactAACAATCAAAATATGCTCGTCCTCGATGCTATCCAAAGAAATCAGAGTATCACATACAGTCCAGAGTTGCAAAAGAATCCTATTTACATgcttatgaaaaaaatttattgagaATTTAGCAATAAAATAATCGGAAAAATCATCCCCTAAAATAAcgcaattatataaaaaaataatctgcTACAACtcatgatttaaaatttttttcatctaACTATATAAAAAGATGTctgattaaaaatttaactaaGAAGAAGGTGTCGCATGAAGAGCAACATGTAAAGCATGCTGCAACTCTGGAGGTAAAGTCTGAACCACACTTTGAAAGAAAGACTCGTTGGATTGGACCTGCCTAACGATGTTGACCATCCTGAATCCTTCCGGTTTGCTAGGATCGATAACTTCTCTATAAAAAGCTTCAGCCAATATATTTATAATTCTAGgaatatttgaatttcccgccccTGCAACCGACTTGCGTCAAATCAGAACGAAAGCTGACAATATTTGATCTCACCTAAAATATGTGGATTATGTTGTTCTACCAGATCGCAGAGGTAGCCGTACACGTGAGGAGCCTCGTCCGCGTCTTCCACCACCGGCAACCAATTGAACCACAGCGGAATTATTTCGTCTAGATTGATATTAGATGCGttatatttcattattttcgtaactGCGGCTATTGCGTTTTCTGTAGCGTTGACGTTCCTCGACTCTTTCGACTCGGGATCGCTGATCACTTCCACCAAAGACGGTATTATTTTGGCCACTTCGCCGGCGAACTGCTCGCCCCCGAACTGTGCCAGGACGCCCCAGCCGTAAGCCGCCGCTTGCCGCACCTCGTGGCTCTTATCCTTGACGTACAAGGCCAAGGGTTGCAAGAAAAATCCTTGGTATTTGGCGGAGGCCAGACCCGTGAACTCAATGACGTCGTCGAAGACGCAGATGCCCCACTGTCGGTCAGCCCAGGCCCTGTTCGGCGCCAACAGGTTGACGAAGTGGCTGCAGATCTGGTCAAAGAACGGAATGAAGGTCTCTCTGTACGACATGAAGAGCGAGTGAATCACTTCGGCGATCTTGCTCAAGACGTAGATGTCGTCCGACTCCTCGTCCTCCAGCTGCTCCTGGACCACCTCGTCGTAGTCTTCGTCCAGATGCTTCTTGTGCCTGTCGTTGGCCCTCTCGAAATGCTCCTGCATCAGCTTGTCGACGATCCTCAGCAGCTCCGTCATCACCTCCTGGTCGAGACACCCCGCCCCCAACGTCTGGATGCACCTCGCCAACGAGTCCAGCAAAATCATCAGGACCTCGCTTTCGGGCTCCGTGTCGATGGCCTTGATCAGTTCCGGACAGATGAACCGCCACATGTCCTGGACGAAGGCCGGGCCCTTGCAGGTGGCGCACTCCAGCAGCCATGGGAGAGATTCGGCGGCAGCGTTGCGGACGCCGTCGTGGAAGTAGAATTTCAACATCGGTACCATCAGCTTCACCGTCTCTTCGGCGTAGTTGGCGAAGCCCTCTTTGAGTTCGCGCGCGTAGCAGACCAGCATCATGCAGGCGGCGGCTTTGTCCTCGAGGCCCGCGGTGCGGATGCCGAAGTTCTTCTGCTCGCCCAAAGAGACGAACTGCCAGTCGTCGTCGCCCTCGACTCCTTGCATGTCGTCGTTGTCGAGAAGGGCCACGTCGGGCTTCATCGCGGCGGTCCTCATCACGGGACCCATCACCAGGGGCAGGTATTGCTCGAAGTTCTTTCCGAGAACCTGTGCAAAGGCACACGTAAAAAATCAAACGTGAAGAGGAATTTTATTTACTGTTGTATTCGATAAACGAGACAGACCCCGTTGaggtttttcttttattattttcacaatGCACTCTGTTTGGTCCGTGAATAAAATATCTAGTTCACGTAAATGCTTGcataaaataatgaattatgTATGTGAAACGTGAATGAAGTCTAGACGTTGTTACTCAACTTGACCCTAAAAAACGAGTGGAAAAAAAACACCACAAAATCAAGGATATTTTTCATCTCTCAACTAAATATGCTAACGATAAAGTTTTTCtgtttcattattttcttggTTCTTGCATTCCATTTGGAATTATATCAGCGTTGAATAACATTCTTAACCTGATTAGAAATTACGACACACTTTACACACCTTGAGGaaacatttgttttaatttttgtgtgaacgttttttattataaatttttttcaaggcACGCTCATAATCAAACACAAGTTTAAATTCCACTCCACATAATATCTttcaagttttcaattttttagtgGCTTCACCAATGTTAACGAACAACTGtcatttaaatataaacattgtaaaaaatccaacaaagaaaaaataaacgagtaaatgtaaatttttaagtgtttttatttttacttactGGAAGAAAGACTCAATGTGGCAATTAAACCAAATACCACGTGATCAAGAAAATTTGGCGGCCTAGTTGGTCATGAAAAACAAAGATGAGTTCGTTGATTGATTCTTACATGTGTCAGTGACGAGGTGAATTTTtagggtgttttttttctcATCATAATCTTGCTCTTTTCTCTTCATCGTTGTTTGACGAAGAAAACAAACCGTTCGATACACCAGATTcaaatttaatctaaattcTCACGGTTCACTTTGACTGATTCACAAAAATTCCACAGATTTCACGTATTCAGTCAAACCAGTGTCATTTTCCTCGTTCAGTAAAAATGAAACGAGACTTTACGGTAAGTTTACAAAACATCTGGactatcaaaaataaaatgttggtTGATTTTGGTTGCGATCGACAAAAaaatggtaattgttcactttaactacttctggaattttcgcgttttttctggctagacagcctcagggcgtcctcctagatcgtgtcccaccattcaaaccttgtgcaaatgcctttttttttctctcttgttgtgtttcaaggtcgcgccaagtcttagtataacttaagggtaaggaaaattttcatttgcacaaggtttgactggtgggaaacgatgtaggaggacgtcctgaggctgtctagccagaaaaaacgcgaaaattcctgaagtagttaaagtgaacaattaccaaaaaaataataaattgagtAAGTCATAacataaagttgactcaagttgcaaaaaaccactttgcatttgcaacagcacttttatggcattagtcatttgaaattactttaaaactgtacttatatggaaaatgtTCAACcaaaactatgattttctggtccctttgtgcctttatttggttcaaaaatatgagaaaaatgctgttgcaaatgacaagtggttttttgcaacttgagtcaactttaacTATCGTAGTTTAGTTCGCAGCGCTAGTGTAAATATTGCCGTATTTGACAACCGTCAAGTTTCTCTATTAGAGTTTAGAAAACAAGAGCAATATTTAAACTAGAGCTACCAACTGAAGCATGATAATCATGACTTtctcaatttgttttttctttttaatcgCACGACAGTTTCATATTACTCACTTGTTTAAATTTGctattgtcaaataaattggacACTTAATCATACCTTCTCAAAACCGAAAGTTTAAAATCGAACCAGATGGACTTAATAATGCGACAGAAAAGTCACagcaaattattataaaattataaaaattggaagaaattacaaatttgtgttAAAGCAACTGCTGCTTCTTGAAATATTGAAGGTTTCGTGGTCCACCTGATATTACATTAAACAACGGTATTTAACAAATACTGTcagtttaattgttttttacaCTTGTTTTGTGTTAAAGACATCTTTAAATCCTTTTGGTCAAAGTTTAAAGATACAGTGGAAGTCGCTTATAACGACTTATAACGCTTATGAACGGCCAGCTAATTCTCGTCGTTATAAACGGACGTCGTTACATACTTCTTCAGATGATAATGGCTCAAACTCGATCCCAGTcgcgtaaaaaaatattgttattgttgcATTTCTACAACGtctctcagaaataagtacattaattttaacccgTAACAGAtctcgtcaagaacaacaaaattgttatgtaccatttttttcgaaatctaATTatcatttcagtattttaccCGTCCATAATTAACGAGCTGTCTATTTTCTAGTTATATGACCCAATaacagtgaccgtgaaatattagtttttgtaaaatcagtgCAAAACAtcgtgtttttagaataaagttttttcgctcTACGCCCGAGGCTGACATAAGCGGGttaaatttttagttagttttatccgactCCACAAGGCAGGTGTGTACGTGTTGATTCTGTGATTtgagctaaaattttgtgagtGAAAATGGtgcgtttattttcgaatagtgAATACACAGATAATGTGTTGGTGTATGGTGAAGTGTGCGGGAGTGCCCCTCGAGCCCGGAGAGAGAACAGGTAGGAAATGCTGCCACAATAATTCGCAATAACAATGCTGGTGGAATTTCATCGGCGGATTAAGAATAACGGTGGTCCCTTTAAACACTTCTTGtaatgattagtgattactcTGACTACTTCATGAAAATTTTTACGGattaaagcttgtttgacacgatgctaaattttgtaggaaatttgttagaaaatgagagagaccctcgatcaggatcacagtctgtctttgtcagatcctgatcgttcattggtcctctcattttctaacaaattttctacaaaatttagtatcgtgtcaaacaagctttataCACTAATTTTAAGagacattttgtcattatCTTCGTGATTCACTAGACAAATGgtcaaaaccaaatttacattacaaaatttttcatttcccgtttttttttgcaaccaattataCCTTCGATTAATGTCAACTTTGTTACTatgtattttactttttttttaatcgggAATTAGTCACTACTATCCAATGGCTTCATTTACACGATTTCAGTACAATTTTTTGCAAACATTCTACACAATTCTCCGCTTGTGTAATTGCATTGTTTATTTACTCGAGTTTCATTTGTCTCCGTTTTGTTCCCTTCGTTACGAGCAAAGTACTCttgattttgtaataaattatcaaatttttaaatgtcaaacgttaaatgtgattttattaaCGAATATATTCCACACtggttttgcttttttaaggAAATCAACATAAGCATTTAATTGATTATGTATCAACATTTCTTTTTCTACTCATAGCCTCAGAATATGTTTTTCTCGAACCCCAATGTGTTTTACTTTGCAACAAAAACTACGGCAAATTGCTTTGTAAGGGAATGACGTAAGACAGACGGACAGAACAAagaaattataacaaaaacagaaaaatggCAAAGAAATTATGGACCAAGAATGAACCGAAAGTACCGACgcttaaggatgaactggggtaacattgaaaaatggcgaaatttgcttaaaattggtacaatagtcctttcatccatttctaaagtactgtgccaaatttaaaaaaatttgatcggggaattttaaagttattgggccgtatcacgacacccttattaaatttaatcatgactctaattacgatggtgacgaattcatctctttccGGCAcgttataattgcataaatctatatcgttttatgtttattttaatcacgactcTAGTTATCGGCAattttaataacggtgtcgtgatacggcccattaccttttaaagtttcgggatattttacacgtgttcttatgagaaatggagcaatggtcgcataaaaattgataaaaaacatatttcaaaaaggccaatttttcttaaatttttcacacataaagtatcgatatcgtagaattttctaatgaatttacaaaaaaagttggtcgaggattttccttgtaatcgctaattacatatggaaaaacacggtttttgaggttatgtatctgttttaatttcaataaaagtgtacaaaatgcatataattgacgtcggtatgcaacattacactcatatcgcaTGTTTTACTGCAGTTACGTTAtgaactttaacagaaatcaatgaaaattgaaattcagcgtgcttttgtttactttcacagtcttagtcaaaagattgtaaaatcacatgtaagtaattatctaaatatcaagaaaataaacacaaaatttacttgcaactcattacaattcgtttccaaaaattaaaaactattttttcaaatattgattcctcgtaataaacgtttcatagcattataagaattcccgcaactttttgctgagattgttactccagttcatccttaaaacTCATAATCTAGTAATCGCAGCGAGGAAGTATTACCAATCCGACAGTAAAAAAGTTACTAATCTTATTAGTGCATTatgtacggggtgatcaaataggactgtttaagttggtaacactgaattgtataacaggagtaactttcggttgttgatggcttgtcgttgttaatgctatacctacatcagatatttgtcaaataaaccaacaaaacatacccggttgcagtgttataaataaccgaaatataaaattttcttaattgtactgccaacttaaacagtcctttttgatcacccggtatttacttttttgtgtttaattttttttttttttttgttcgccactgtcagaatttgagaattttctcctgtgtgaacggacttttgataaatgtcacaacttgtcaaaacgaaacgtcaaactaattttaaagattttaagcgatttggagcctttaaggggctcgtcgaacaaaaaacgttgtattcaactcgttcctgtgtaaataactaattaCGTGTTCAACACAATTAATGACAattcttttaataatttgaatcgttcaaaattttcgaaacgattttcaaattgaattGGTCCATTTGAAGAGAGACAATTTTCATTTCGGGGCCCCAAATTATCAGttgatacaataaattaagGTAAACAACGAAAACTAAGATTACGGCCGCTTATCCTTTGCACGATCGCTTGCAATTTATGAGTCATTTACTTGCTGCGTACGAAGATTACACCGAGTAATACAAAGCAATAAAGTCGACATAAATTTCCGGTTACGCCATCGACATCACTTTTGAACAAACCTTGCAAATGCGGGACCACGCCGAAATCAAATAGCTGGTCTGGGGATCGTCGTCGGGCAATTCGGCACCTTCCCCGTGAGTCTTGAGCAACATGTTCATGACTTCGGTCGCGTCGGCCATGAACTTTTCAGTACCGACAGCCATACCGATCAGCGTGACACACTCGATCGTCTTGCCACGCAGCAGCTTCAATTCGTCTTTGTTCGCGTTCTGAATGATGTATTTCAAACAGGGCATCAACCTGTCGTAGTAGGCGATAAACTCGTTCTCTGCAGTATCGGCAACGCTCGCGATAGTAGTCACGACTTGTTCGAGCACGAGTTTCGTTCCTTTCTCCACCAACTCCTTAAATTTGGCCGTCAAGATACCTTCCAGCTTCGCCATGAGATTGTCCAAGTAGGTCGTCAAGATGTGTTTGGGGCAGTCTTCGGCGAAATTGACCAGAGCGGCACCTGTCAATCATTACAATTCCGTGTTGGTACAACGCTCGACATtcacattgaaaaaaaaatcgaatcgATGATGACTAACCGGCGTGCGCTTGCACTCGCGGGTTGCAATTGTCGTCCAGAAGCATGAGCAAGCCAGGAACGACTCTGTCGTGGAATTTCTTCTCGAGAACGGGAGCGAAATCGGTCGAGAGTTGTCCGATGGTGTTACACGCGGCGTATCTGACGCGAGGATGGGGGTCCTGCAGGTACCTCAGCACGCCCTCCATCACTCCCGGAACGCCGTCCATGATCTGCGGCAGCATCGCCTCCATCTGCTTGTGGCAACCTTCGCCGATGGTACTCAACGCCATCAAGGCGGCGTGTCGTTGTTTCCAGTCCGCGCTGGCCAACATGGCGGGCACGTTCTGAGTTACCAGCGGTAAAATTACTTTACCgcctgcaaaaaaaaacatctttatTCACCCGGTCAATCACTCGGACCGTGTACGAAAATAAAACGCGCTCAAAGAGAGAAGTACACATCACGTGGTGTCCAGCCCAACTGACGATCATGCAAATCGTACGACCGCCCATGTACTTCTCCACTCCACGACAACAGGTAAAAGGAATGGTGTAAACGACAAAATGGGCGATcgtacattttaataaaaaatttgttctcgattattattttttttatacaaacaATTGGTTCATTATTCTTTCCTATGGTCGAATAGGATTAAACGGCACCCTTCACTGCATTTCGTCGAGGTCTGAGGCACGCCAATAAAGCGAATAATTTATTGATTAATTAACATTCGGAATTTTATCAAAGTTAATGGAATGTCATCACCTCTGAAGGACAGAATCATTAATCATATTTTAAATTGCGCTCCCAAGTCAATAAAGCATTATCACAAACGTTacataattgaattaaatttaaaaaacagattCATTATGATTATCGGAAGACGAAAAGAATGTGAAGATCAACAGCTTTCGGTGTCCTTCAAAATccataaatttggaaatataCCAGAAATCCCACACGTAAAATAAAGGTGCTCGTGCACGGCAAtgtcattatttattgttaaaattcaaaaatggacaAACACAGGAAACTGAGCCGTTTACGGCAGGCCAACAATCGAATAAATTCGTTTCGTTGCAAGCGGTGTTGCCACCGCTGCTACTCACCTAGCCCGCAAGCGAGACGGTCAAGCGCCGCCTCGGCGACCACATTGTTACAGTCGTTGTCTTCGTCTAAAATCTCGTCAGCTTCCGCCCACCCTTCCTCCTCCTCCAGGTCAGCCATAAATTGCAGAATCAGAGGAACGAGCTGTTCCATGTACTTGCCGGCATTCTTGCGCACCATCGCTGGGGCCATCTCGGCCAGGGTGACCATCACCTAAACCCAACAATTAACAAACGCAAATCGCTGTCGCGTGAACTTGcctccaacgccaactgtcGCCAGCTGTCCAGAGCTCCCGCGTCGCTGAATATCTTCATGCACATGTCGTAAATGGGCAACAATTGGGGTCGCAAATACTTTGGTGTGTTCTCCGCCAAGTCAATCAATACTTTGAGGAGGGTGTCATCGTCTTGTTGTTGGACGCTTTCAGCTATCACATTCAACATGGGGGCGAGCAAGTCGCTGAAGTGTTTCAAAATTTGCGTTTCCTTGTCGTGGATCAGGAGGAACGACCCGACCGCTCTGACCGCTTGGAACTTGACTTCGTACGCCTCAGTTGGCGCCAAGCTTTGCATCAGCATCTGCTTGATCAAGTCCAAGTagttgttttgttggttgccgaaGACTCCTGGTACACTGGTGAACATCTGAAGGGCAGCTTCTTTGAGGACGTTATTGGGGGCGTTGGCGCATTGGAACAGAAACTAATCTTAGGTgttaaattttcttattttgtcaGTCAGTACCTGCAGAAATTCAGGCCATTGGTTGTTGCCATCGTCGTCGATCAAGTTTCTCGCGACTTCCGCGGCGACCTCGCATACTTTGTGCCTGAGCTGTTCAGTCTGGTCTTGGTGGATGGCTAGGAGGACTTGCTCCTTCAGCTGCGCCTGGCTCGCCGGCGGTAACTTGGGGAAGAAATCCATGAACTCGCTGGCGAACAGACGGCGTAGGAGGACGGCCGACATTTGCCTAGCTTCATCGCCGAGACTCGCATTGTGGATGGCTCCAAGAAGGTGGCTAATTTTTGCTTCCACAGGCAAATTGTTGTAAACCTCCTGTGAATAAACGATTCACGTTAAGGATTCGTCACGGCAATAAATCATTTGGCGCCCTTTTTCCGTCTAAAAATAACTGACAAGATTTATAAATTGCAATGAATCGCAAAAACAGCGCCGTTATTGC includes the following:
- the LOC138131224 gene encoding pre-mRNA 3'-end-processing factor FIP1-like — encoded protein: MADDAENDDQWLYGDQPENIHEEKQSDPPPVEESSQEPPESQAEPPPKPTDDAKPPGVDDEPEKEPGNEKEDEEDGEVRQNGEEEDLDDDSDDDVNVVIGDIKTTPSYTSLNIKRGGLLTTTAPVDKTKQAQQPGKFSIDEFDQAGMINGVPATEYNLDSLEDKPWRKPGADITDYFNYGFNEDTWRAYCERQKRMRMTESGVGLAAQMTSIARGTVPIMNDNSKYSGNFLGIRKAGPPPGRRMTGSIDVIGGTAQRSTPTPVGKVEPPKMNVIQVMTADRREYSRKPTGFPDMSVPPPNTFEDFQPEYGFNPEPEPFYGGYEPTQDSQWGAEGPAPIGPPPNMHMGPPMNLPLPVPSPRKDSPTRRDSKERERPRDVSRGRSERPRDRERERSHRRERSRSRSRRHKSRSRSPSHRHRKKKSRRHEESD
- the RpS8 gene encoding small ribosomal subunit protein eS8; translation: MGISRDHWHKRRATGGKRKPLRKKRKFELGRPAANTKLGPRRIHYVRTRGGNLKYRALRLDTGNFAWGSEGTARKSRIIDVVYNASNNELVRTKTLVKNAIVVVDATPFRQWYEGHYILPLGRKKGAKLTADEEAVLNKKRSKKVQKKYETRQKRAKVEQAIEEQFQTGRLLACLASRPGQCGRADGYILEGKELEFYMRKIKSKKAK
- the Karybeta3 gene encoding importin-5 codes for the protein MAADQEQFYQILTTLLSTDNTIRTQAEEVYNNLPVEAKISHLLGAIHNASLGDEARQMSAVLLRRLFASEFMDFFPKLPPASQAQLKEQVLLAIHQDQTEQLRHKVCEVAAEVARNLIDDDGNNQWPEFLQFLFQCANAPNNVLKEAALQMFTSVPGVFGNQQNNYLDLIKQMLMQSLAPTEAYEVKFQAVRAVGSFLLIHDKETQILKHFSDLLAPMLNVIAESVQQQDDDTLLKVLIDLAENTPKYLRPQLLPIYDMCMKIFSDAGALDSWRQLALEVMVTLAEMAPAMVRKNAGKYMEQLVPLILQFMADLEEEEGWAEADEILDEDNDCNNVVAEAALDRLACGLGGKVILPLVTQNVPAMLASADWKQRHAALMALSTIGEGCHKQMEAMLPQIMDGVPGVMEGVLRYLQDPHPRVRYAACNTIGQLSTDFAPVLEKKFHDRVVPGLLMLLDDNCNPRVQAHAGAALVNFAEDCPKHILTTYLDNLMAKLEGILTAKFKELVEKGTKLVLEQVVTTIASVADTAENEFIAYYDRLMPCLKYIIQNANKDELKLLRGKTIECVTLIGMAVGTEKFMADATEVMNMLLKTHGEGAELPDDDPQTSYLISAWSRICKVLGKNFEQYLPLVMGPVMRTAAMKPDVALLDNDDMQGVEGDDDWQFVSLGEQKNFGIRTAGLEDKAAACMMLVCYARELKEGFANYAEETVKLMVPMLKFYFHDGVRNAAAESLPWLLECATCKGPAFVQDMWRFICPELIKAIDTEPESEVLMILLDSLARCIQTLGAGCLDQEVMTELLRIVDKLMQEHFERANDRHKKHLDEDYDEVVQEQLEDEESDDIYVLSKIAEVIHSLFMSYRETFIPFFDQICSHFVNLLAPNRAWADRQWGICVFDDVIEFTGLASAKYQGFFLQPLALYVKDKSHEVRQAAAYGWGVLAQFGGEQFAGEVAKIIPSLVEVISDPESKESRNVNATENAIAAVTKIMKYNASNINLDEIIPLWFNWLPVVEDADEAPHVYGYLCDLVEQHNPHILGAGNSNIPRIINILAEAFYREVIDPSKPEGFRMVNIVRQVQSNESFFQSVVQTLPPELQHALHVALHATPSS